In Malus sylvestris chromosome 16, drMalSylv7.2, whole genome shotgun sequence, the following are encoded in one genomic region:
- the LOC126607882 gene encoding uncharacterized protein LOC126607882 isoform X1 yields the protein MRWASYSRRITGPLPTTHYLRLVSVASWPSKKPISLTLCSASGPVASLFSESCTIHRPLVTVMNCLSQVSSCTTAIFRTKSCFVAAANSYLCTPLPWRTKFNRPIGIKSINLESTRLHVQLYSSRSSSSKTTALRSRRKSEPEPATEPEKDAFYVVRKGDIVGVYKSFSDCQAQLGSSIFDPPVSVYKGYSLTEETEDYLVSFGLKNAIYTIRAEDLKDDLFGKLLHCPFQDPTSSKDETSALDASEKRPREVPGSENVEVIGSTSILEDQFRKHVEIEHFTESPPLDTESCILEFDGASKGNPGLAGAGAVLRADDGSLICKIHEGLGVRTNNVAEYRALILGLKYALKKGFTKIRIKGDSKLVCMQVQGLWKVRNQNMSDLCEEVKELKDKFISFQISHVLREQNSEADAQANLAVRLSISVCYADGQVQEEEFGKWFKARSTAG from the exons ATGAGATGGGCGAGCTATTCAAGACGAATAACTGGGCCGTTGCCGACAACCCACTATTTGCGATTAGTGTCCGTAGCGAGTTGGCCCAGTAAAAAACCCATATCCTTGACTCTCTGCTCTGCCTCCGGCCCTGTGGCCTCTCTGTTTTCAGAATCCTGCACAATCCATCGTCCTCTGGTAACTGTGATGAACTGCTTGTCGCAAGTTTCGTCCTGCACAACCGCCATTTTCAGAACCAAGTCTTGCTTCGTCGCGGCGGCGAATTCTTATCTGTGCACACCTCTTCCCTGGAGAACAAAATTCAACCGTCCGATTGGGATTAAGTCTATCAACTTAGAATCAACGAGACTCCATGTCCAGCTCTACTCCTCtcgaagcagcagcagcaagacGACGGCGCTTCGTTCGCGAAGAAAGTCCGAACCCGAACCGGCTACTGAACCGGAAAAGGACGCCTTTTATGTAGTTCGTAAAGGGGATATCGTCGGTGTTTACAAGAGCTTCAGCGATTGCCAGGCCCAGCTTGGTTCTTCg ATATTTGATCCTCCCGTTAGTGTGTACAAAGGGTACTCTTTGACTGAGGAAACTGAAGATTATCTCGTTTCGTTTGGACTTAAGAACGCAATTTACACCATCAGAGCTGAGGATTTGAAGGATGATCTTTTCGGCAAGCTTCTGCATTGCCCTTTTCAA GATCCAACATCTTCAAAAGATGAAACATCTGCGCTGGATGCATCCGAAAAGAGACCCCGTGAAGTGCCTGGGTCGGAAAATGTG GAAGTAATTGGTTCAACTTCCATATTAGAAGACCAATTCAGAAAGCATGTCGAAATAGAACATTTCACTGAATCGCCACCCTTGGACACT GAGTCCTGTATTCTTGAGTTTGATGGTGCATCAAAAGGAAATCCTGGACTAGCGGGTGCTGGAGCTGTGTTGCGTGCTGATGATGGAAGTTTG ATTTGTAAAATTCATGAAGGTCTTGGTGTTAGAACCAATAATGTTGCTGAGTACCGAGCTCTGATTCTAGGGCTAAAATATGCTCTTAAGAAAGGTTTTACTAAGATTCGTATCAAGGGTGACTCCAAACTCGTCTGTATGCAG GTTCAGGGATTATGGAAGGTCCGAAACCAAAACATGTCCGATTTGTGTGAAGAGGTGAAGGAACTGAAGGATAAATTTATCTCGTTCCAGATCAGTCATGTTCTCAGG GAACAAAATTCGGAGGCAGATGCTCAAGCAAACTTGGCAGTCCGTCTTAGCA TATCTGTTTGCTATGCAGACGGTCAAGTCCAAGAGGAGGAGTTTGGGAAGTGGTTTAAAGCACGGTCTACTGCTGG GTGA
- the LOC126607882 gene encoding uncharacterized protein LOC126607882 isoform X3, whose amino-acid sequence MRWASYSRRITGPLPTTHYLRLVSVASWPSKKPISLTLCSASGPVASLFSESCTIHRPLVTVMNCLSQVSSCTTAIFRTKSCFVAAANSYLCTPLPWRTKFNRPIGIKSINLESTRLHVQLYSSRSSSSKTTALRSRRKSEPEPATEPEKDAFYVVRKGDIVGVYKSFSDCQAQLGSSIFDPPVSVYKGYSLTEETEDYLVSFGLKNAIYTIRAEDLKDDLFGKLLHCPFQDPTSSKDETSALDASEKRPREVPGSENVEVIGSTSILEDQFRKHVEIEHFTESPPLDTESCILEFDGASKGNPGLAGAGAVLRADDGSLICKIHEGLGVRTNNVAEYRALILGLKYALKKGFTKIRIKGDSKLVCMQVQGLWKVRNQNMSDLCEEVKELKDKFISFQISHVLREQNSEADAQANLAVRLSSEDVVSSTAADLADMGEEEDDDVPIYCNPTASAVAKIMLPTILQPGVVVYDGVCHLCHGGVKWVIKADKYRKIKFCCVQSEAAEPYLRLCGLDREDVLRRFLFVEGPGLYHQGSTAALRVLSYLPLPYSALSAFMVIPTPLREMIYDYVAKRRHDIGGKSEDCLVLQEKELLERFIDREELMDRAPPDL is encoded by the exons ATGAGATGGGCGAGCTATTCAAGACGAATAACTGGGCCGTTGCCGACAACCCACTATTTGCGATTAGTGTCCGTAGCGAGTTGGCCCAGTAAAAAACCCATATCCTTGACTCTCTGCTCTGCCTCCGGCCCTGTGGCCTCTCTGTTTTCAGAATCCTGCACAATCCATCGTCCTCTGGTAACTGTGATGAACTGCTTGTCGCAAGTTTCGTCCTGCACAACCGCCATTTTCAGAACCAAGTCTTGCTTCGTCGCGGCGGCGAATTCTTATCTGTGCACACCTCTTCCCTGGAGAACAAAATTCAACCGTCCGATTGGGATTAAGTCTATCAACTTAGAATCAACGAGACTCCATGTCCAGCTCTACTCCTCtcgaagcagcagcagcaagacGACGGCGCTTCGTTCGCGAAGAAAGTCCGAACCCGAACCGGCTACTGAACCGGAAAAGGACGCCTTTTATGTAGTTCGTAAAGGGGATATCGTCGGTGTTTACAAGAGCTTCAGCGATTGCCAGGCCCAGCTTGGTTCTTCg ATATTTGATCCTCCCGTTAGTGTGTACAAAGGGTACTCTTTGACTGAGGAAACTGAAGATTATCTCGTTTCGTTTGGACTTAAGAACGCAATTTACACCATCAGAGCTGAGGATTTGAAGGATGATCTTTTCGGCAAGCTTCTGCATTGCCCTTTTCAA GATCCAACATCTTCAAAAGATGAAACATCTGCGCTGGATGCATCCGAAAAGAGACCCCGTGAAGTGCCTGGGTCGGAAAATGTG GAAGTAATTGGTTCAACTTCCATATTAGAAGACCAATTCAGAAAGCATGTCGAAATAGAACATTTCACTGAATCGCCACCCTTGGACACT GAGTCCTGTATTCTTGAGTTTGATGGTGCATCAAAAGGAAATCCTGGACTAGCGGGTGCTGGAGCTGTGTTGCGTGCTGATGATGGAAGTTTG ATTTGTAAAATTCATGAAGGTCTTGGTGTTAGAACCAATAATGTTGCTGAGTACCGAGCTCTGATTCTAGGGCTAAAATATGCTCTTAAGAAAGGTTTTACTAAGATTCGTATCAAGGGTGACTCCAAACTCGTCTGTATGCAG GTTCAGGGATTATGGAAGGTCCGAAACCAAAACATGTCCGATTTGTGTGAAGAGGTGAAGGAACTGAAGGATAAATTTATCTCGTTCCAGATCAGTCATGTTCTCAGG GAACAAAATTCGGAGGCAGATGCTCAAGCAAACTTGGCAGTCCGTCTTAGCAGTGAG GACGTCGTTTCGAGCACTGCTGCCGACCTCGCTGACATGggcgaagaagaagatgacgaCGTGCCCATCTACTGTAACCCGACTGCTTCCGCGGTGGCGAAGATCATGCTACCCACTATCCTTCAGCCAGGCGTCGTGGTGTACGATGGGGTCTGCCATCTCTGCCATGGAG GGGTGAAGTGGGTGATCAAAGCAGACAAGTACAGGAAGATCAAATTCTGCTGCGTCCAATCGGAGGCTGCCGAGCCTTACCTGAGATTGTGTGGTCTTGATCGAGAGGACGTTCTTCGTCGATTTTTGTTCGTCGAAGGCCCGGGGCTTTACCACCAAGGCTCTACTG CTGCACTGAGAGTATTGTCCTACTTGCCTCTCCCTTACTCTGCTTTGAGTGCTTTCATGGTGATCCCGACTCCTCTGAGAGAGATGATCTATGATTACGTTGCCAAGCGGCGCCACGACATCGGTGGCAAGTCCGAAGATTGCTTGGTTTTGCAAGAGAAAGAGTTGCTGGAGCGTTTCATTGATAGGGAAGAGCTTATGGATCGAGCTCCCCCAGATTTGTAA
- the LOC126607881 gene encoding uncharacterized protein LOC126607881: MISTGRFPPSCTSKSLLAAAISFPPHKSQLGFAVFPLPSTSSSSLPTAIFKTSFFLPPIRQTHRAHLGFLAVQARRSSGSGVSSQKRQRRGGVVTDDDSDDEEELELDGSDDVFDGEEEDDDEDAFVPFGKMKKWLERKPRGFGEGKEYDISIEEKLLEEIEKSKKAQAESNLAKLSEKPNSKGDQSKNSSKSVGAVPDGVRVRVINLPKKKNIHRDLSSAFKLVPGLISINPAVSGNKKTKDPICKGFAFVHFKSKIDATRFVEMFSSQNVTFGKIQKQIKCELVDTPQPNLDQTQSTNSRSALPLIVSGLEGDYKADFDSDDSSMDSLEETTLDEYEGSDVEIVGPELEDVMEHSSDNHTARELTVSELEDEKADSDLDDSSQETWEETIVDEYDGSDFELNESELEDAIENLESISGSDLDGGDRDSMKSRTESESLSADSSSSKQLLVKAKEEKLPRQKPAMKGKDESSPKNKKKKKLNVKQKAVKVPKLTVGGSAKRLKVKEKAVLGDVFAKYGSKEAVLASKVES, encoded by the exons ATGATAAGCACCGGCAGGTTTCcaccttcttgcacttccaagTCCCTTCTCGCCGCCGCCATCTCGTTCCCGCCACACAAATCCCAATTGGGCTTCGCCGTCTTTCCCCTCCCatctacttcttcttcctcactcCCCACAGCCATTTTCAAAACCAGCTTCTTCCTCCCTCCCATTCGGCAAACCCACCGCGCCCATCTCGGGTTTCTCGCCGTCCAAGCCAGGAGAAGTAGCGGGTCGGGAGTCTCCTCCCAGAAAAGGCAACGGAGAGGCGGCGTTGTAACGGACGACGACTCTGATGACGAGGAGGAGTTGGAATTGGACGGCTCTGATGACGTGTTCGATGGTGAGGAGGAAGACGATGACGAAGACGCGTTTGTGCCGTTTGGGAAGATGAAGAAGTGGCTGGAGAGGAAGCCGCGGGGGTTCGGAGAAGGCAAAGAGTACGACATTTCGATTGAAGAGAAGCTGCTCGAAGAAATTGAGAAGAGTAAGAAAGCACAGGCCGAGAGTAATCTCGCCAAGCTCTCCGAAAAGCCGAATTCGAAGGGAGACCAAAGCAAGAACAGCAGCAAAA GTGTTGGTGCGGTTCCGGATGGAGTTAGAGTGCGGGTGATCAATCTtccgaagaagaagaacattCACAGGGATTTGAGCTCGGCTTTCAAGCTGGTTCCGGGTTTGATTAGTATAAACCCCGCGGTTTCCGGAAACAAGAAGACTAAGGACCCCATTTGCAAGGGTTTTGCTTTTGTTCATTTCAAGTCCAAGATCGATGCAACTAG GTTTGTAGAGATGTTTTCTTCACAGAATGTTACATTTGGTAAAATTCAAAAGCAGATAAAATGTGAGCTGGTAGATACGCCACAGCCGAATTTGGATCAGACACAATCAACAAATAGCCGTAGTGCTCTCCCACTAATTGTTTCTGGATTGGAAGGAGATTATAAAGCTGATTTCGACTCGGATGATTCTTCCATGGACTCATTGGAGGAGACTACCCTTGATGAATATGAGGGCTCTGATGTTGAGATTGTTGGACCAGAACTGGAAGACGTCATGGAGCACTCATCGGATAACCATACTGCTCGTGAACTAACTGTTTCTGAATTGGAAGATGAGAAAGCTGATTCTGACTTGGATGATTCTTCCCAGGAGACATGGGAGGAGACCATAGTTGATGAATACGACGGCTCTGATTTTGAACTCAATGAATCAGAACTGGAAGATGCCATAGAGAATTTGGAATCTATCAGTGGCTCAGACCTAGATGGTGGAGATAGAGATAGCATGAAATCAAGGACGGAATCCGAGTCTTTATCAGCAGATTCATCCTCCTCGAAGCAGCTACTtgtcaaagcaaaagaagaGAAGCTTCCCAGACAAAAGCCAGCTATGAAAGGGAAAGACGAAAGCTCGCctaagaataagaagaagaagaagcttaaTGTGAAACAAAAAGCAGTGAAGGTTCCAAAGTTGACGGTCGGCGGATCAGCCAAGAG GTTGAAGGTGAAGGAGAAGGCTGTGCTTGGTGACGTGTTCGCAAAATATGGGTCCAAAGAAGCTGTTTTGGCTTCAAAGGTAGAAAGCTGA
- the LOC126607882 gene encoding uncharacterized protein LOC126607882 isoform X2, translated as MRWASYSRRITGPLPTTHYLRLVSVASWPSKKPISLTLCSASGPVASLFSESCTIHRPLVTVMNCLSQVSSCTTAIFRTKSCFVAAANSYLCTPLPWRTKFNRPIGIKSINLESTRLHVQLYSSRSSSSKTTALRSRRKSEPEPATEPEKDAFYVVRKGDIVGVYKSFSDCQAQLGSSIFDPPVSVYKGYSLTEETEDYLVSFGLKNAIYTIRAEDLKDDLFGKLLHCPFQDPTSSKDETSALDASEKRPREVPGSENVEVIGSTSILEDQFRKHVEIEHFTESPPLDTESCILEFDGASKGNPGLAGAGAVLRADDGSLICKIHEGLGVRTNNVAEYRALILGLKYALKKGFTKIRIKGDSKLVCMQVQGLWKVRNQNMSDLCEEVKELKDKFISFQISHVLREQNSEADAQANLAVRLSNGQVQEEEFGKWFKARSTAG; from the exons ATGAGATGGGCGAGCTATTCAAGACGAATAACTGGGCCGTTGCCGACAACCCACTATTTGCGATTAGTGTCCGTAGCGAGTTGGCCCAGTAAAAAACCCATATCCTTGACTCTCTGCTCTGCCTCCGGCCCTGTGGCCTCTCTGTTTTCAGAATCCTGCACAATCCATCGTCCTCTGGTAACTGTGATGAACTGCTTGTCGCAAGTTTCGTCCTGCACAACCGCCATTTTCAGAACCAAGTCTTGCTTCGTCGCGGCGGCGAATTCTTATCTGTGCACACCTCTTCCCTGGAGAACAAAATTCAACCGTCCGATTGGGATTAAGTCTATCAACTTAGAATCAACGAGACTCCATGTCCAGCTCTACTCCTCtcgaagcagcagcagcaagacGACGGCGCTTCGTTCGCGAAGAAAGTCCGAACCCGAACCGGCTACTGAACCGGAAAAGGACGCCTTTTATGTAGTTCGTAAAGGGGATATCGTCGGTGTTTACAAGAGCTTCAGCGATTGCCAGGCCCAGCTTGGTTCTTCg ATATTTGATCCTCCCGTTAGTGTGTACAAAGGGTACTCTTTGACTGAGGAAACTGAAGATTATCTCGTTTCGTTTGGACTTAAGAACGCAATTTACACCATCAGAGCTGAGGATTTGAAGGATGATCTTTTCGGCAAGCTTCTGCATTGCCCTTTTCAA GATCCAACATCTTCAAAAGATGAAACATCTGCGCTGGATGCATCCGAAAAGAGACCCCGTGAAGTGCCTGGGTCGGAAAATGTG GAAGTAATTGGTTCAACTTCCATATTAGAAGACCAATTCAGAAAGCATGTCGAAATAGAACATTTCACTGAATCGCCACCCTTGGACACT GAGTCCTGTATTCTTGAGTTTGATGGTGCATCAAAAGGAAATCCTGGACTAGCGGGTGCTGGAGCTGTGTTGCGTGCTGATGATGGAAGTTTG ATTTGTAAAATTCATGAAGGTCTTGGTGTTAGAACCAATAATGTTGCTGAGTACCGAGCTCTGATTCTAGGGCTAAAATATGCTCTTAAGAAAGGTTTTACTAAGATTCGTATCAAGGGTGACTCCAAACTCGTCTGTATGCAG GTTCAGGGATTATGGAAGGTCCGAAACCAAAACATGTCCGATTTGTGTGAAGAGGTGAAGGAACTGAAGGATAAATTTATCTCGTTCCAGATCAGTCATGTTCTCAGG GAACAAAATTCGGAGGCAGATGCTCAAGCAAACTTGGCAGTCCGTCTTAGCA ACGGTCAAGTCCAAGAGGAGGAGTTTGGGAAGTGGTTTAAAGCACGGTCTACTGCTGG GTGA